In Deinococcus humi, the following are encoded in one genomic region:
- a CDS encoding four-helix bundle copper-binding protein, protein MTQTIQAMLQTHPQPELAFDPQALAECIAACLECAQACTACADACLGEQEHLAHMVGCIRRNLDCADVYVVTAKVVSRLTHPDQTVLRAQLQACMAACEASGDECERHGRDMDMKHCAVCAESCRRCEAACARLVSVMAA, encoded by the coding sequence ATGACCCAGACGATCCAAGCCATGCTTCAAACCCATCCACAACCGGAACTGGCCTTTGATCCGCAGGCCCTGGCGGAGTGCATCGCCGCCTGCCTGGAATGCGCGCAGGCTTGTACTGCCTGCGCTGACGCCTGCCTGGGCGAGCAGGAACACCTGGCGCACATGGTGGGCTGCATCCGGCGGAACCTCGACTGCGCGGATGTATATGTGGTCACAGCAAAAGTGGTGTCCCGCCTGACCCACCCGGATCAAACCGTGCTGCGTGCCCAGCTGCAGGCATGTATGGCCGCCTGCGAGGCCAGCGGTGACGAGTGTGAGCGGCATGGTCGGGACATGGACATGAAGCACTGCGCGGTCTGTGCTGAGAGCTGCCGGCGTTGTGAGGCTGCCTGTGCCCGCCTGGTCAGCGTGATGGCGGCCTGA
- a CDS encoding N-acetylmuramoyl-L-alanine amidase family protein — MSLKRRSPAAHSERPPFRPSQWFLGLLVTLTLAAAAVAAPRLGIHEGYSRLVFPLPAPTTAALKVTGQTATVTLGAALPSESGALTLVGVKAYAVQGRTVRVTLAPGHTKAKVSVLPAAGGQPARLVIDVLTSTANVPAKPTTTAKVPAIKPTVAKPAPAAVTRPASTRPLNRPLLVLDPGHGGNDSGMASQWVREEDVNLAVALLVRKKLREHGVDVIMTRSTDRHLSLNKQVDLDMRSRLATTGTVSAFVSIHTNASGPNAQGIETFYFGQPMAGQGRSTAVFENGGGQAGEALTRRMTSSAQGMLGDILAQAKLSFSRQLAQQVQANLIRATGAVSRGVRTDAFYVIRNPTTPAILIELGFGTHPVEGPKLAQPAYQERMAQAIAQALLTFLNQK, encoded by the coding sequence GTGAGCCTGAAAAGGCGCTCGCCCGCAGCCCATTCGGAACGGCCCCCCTTTAGACCCTCCCAGTGGTTCCTGGGGCTCCTGGTCACCCTGACCCTCGCTGCCGCGGCCGTGGCGGCCCCACGCCTCGGGATCCACGAGGGCTACTCCCGCCTGGTGTTCCCGCTGCCCGCCCCCACCACCGCAGCCTTGAAGGTGACCGGCCAGACGGCCACAGTCACTCTCGGGGCCGCACTGCCTTCCGAAAGCGGAGCCCTGACGCTCGTAGGCGTGAAAGCGTACGCCGTCCAGGGCCGCACTGTGCGCGTCACCCTGGCGCCCGGACACACCAAAGCCAAAGTTTCCGTGCTGCCCGCAGCCGGGGGCCAGCCCGCCCGCCTGGTCATCGACGTGCTCACCAGCACCGCAAATGTGCCGGCCAAGCCCACCACTACAGCAAAGGTCCCGGCCATCAAGCCCACAGTGGCCAAGCCGGCACCTGCCGCCGTGACCCGCCCGGCCAGCACCAGGCCCCTCAACCGGCCGCTCTTGGTGCTCGACCCAGGGCACGGGGGCAACGACTCCGGGATGGCCAGCCAGTGGGTGCGCGAAGAGGACGTCAACTTGGCCGTCGCCCTGCTGGTGCGCAAGAAACTGAGGGAGCACGGAGTCGACGTCATCATGACGCGCAGCACCGACCGCCACCTGAGCCTGAACAAGCAGGTGGACCTGGACATGCGCTCTCGCCTGGCCACCACCGGGACCGTGAGTGCCTTTGTCAGCATCCACACGAACGCTTCGGGACCAAACGCCCAGGGCATTGAGACGTTCTACTTCGGTCAGCCCATGGCCGGCCAGGGACGGAGCACCGCGGTCTTCGAGAACGGCGGCGGTCAGGCAGGTGAGGCTCTCACGCGGCGGATGACCAGCAGCGCCCAGGGCATGCTGGGGGACATCCTCGCGCAGGCCAAACTTTCGTTTTCCCGGCAGCTCGCCCAGCAGGTCCAGGCCAACCTGATCCGGGCCACTGGAGCTGTCAGCCGTGGCGTCCGGACCGACGCGTTCTACGTCATCCGCAACCCGACTACCCCCGCCATTTTGATTGAGCTCGGGTTCGGCACCCACCCAGTCGAAGGTCCGAAACTGGCTCAGCCGGCGTACCAGGAACGTATGGCGCAGGCCATCGCCCAGGCTTTGTTGACCTTTCTGAATCAAAAGTAG